In one window of Mercurialis annua linkage group LG4, ddMerAnnu1.2, whole genome shotgun sequence DNA:
- the LOC126677473 gene encoding digalactosyldiacylglycerol synthase 1, chloroplastic, producing MNGEVRPSMSASSSATSAFSFISKGWRDVRDSADADLQLMRARANSFKNLANSFDRELENFINSASTSFTVGSLGSYSTPTEIDFVKKLQPKISEFRRVYSAPEISKRVLEKWGPSAKLGIDLSAIRNAIVEDIDGGDGVMEMDKVRRRRRSVRLSECFKGGEGGENQGQFGDWEPIRVLKRRFRELEKKSESVEIFGSFKNSEFVEKLKSSLKAMREPQELKEVPPLDVPELLAYFVRQSEPFLDQLGVRKDICDKIVESLCSKRKNQLLLNTFSPGESSLFDGENVNDELDLRIASVLQSTGHCYEGGFLTDVSKNNLSDGKRHVAIVTTASLPWMTGTAVNPLFRAAYLAKSEKQKVTLLVPWLCQSDQELVYPNSLTFSSPEEQESYIRNWLEDRTGFKSNFKISFYPGKFSKERRSILPAGDTSQFISSNDADIAILEEPEHLNWYHHGKRWTDKFNHVVGVVHTNYLEYIKREKNGALQAFFVKHINNWVTRAYCHKVLRLSAATQDLPKSVICNVHGVNPKFLKIGEKIAADRELGQQAFSKGAYFLGKLVWAKGYKELIDLLAKHKSELDGFKLDVFGNGEDAHEVQNAAKRLDLNVNFLKGRDHADDSLHGYKVFINPSVSDVLCTATAEALAMGKFVVCADHPSNEFFRSFPNCLTYTTSEDFVARVREALENEPQPLTSEQKYHLSWEAATQRFMQYSELDKVLNDSQGDAKLTKPNGKRIGKSVSLPNISEMVDGGLAFAHYCLTGNEFLRLSTGAIPGTRDYNQQHCKDLHLLPPQVENPIYGW from the exons ATGAACGGCGAGGTACGACCCTCAATGTCCGCCTCCTCGTCGGCGACTTCCGCTTTCTCATTCATATCAAAAGGATGGAGAGACGTTCGCGATTCAGCCGACGCAGATCTCCAACTAATGCGAGCCAGAGCCAATTCATTCAAAAATCTGGCCAACTCATTCGACAGAGAGCTCGAGAATTTCATCAATTCGGCTTCCACGTCATTCACTGTAGGCTCCTTAGGTAGCTATTCAACTCCGACAGAAATCGACTTCGTGAAGAAGCTACAGCCGAAAATATCGGAGTTTCGGAGAGTCTACTCGGCGCCGGAGATAAGTAAGAGAGTGTTGGAGAAGTGGGGGCCGAGCGCGAAATTAGGGATTGATTTGTCGGCTATAAGGAACGCAATTGTGGAGGATATCGACGGCGGAGATGGAGTTATGGAAATGGATAAGGTTAGGAGAAGGAGGAGGAGTGTTAGGTTGAGTGAATGTTTTAAGGGAGGTGAAGGAGGGGAAAATCAAGGGCAATTTGGGGATTGGGAACCAATTAGGGTTTTGAAAAGGAGATTCAGAGAGCTGGAGAAGAAAAGTGAGAGTGTTGAGATTTTTGGGAGTTTTAAGAATAGTGAGTTTGTTGAGAAATTGAAATCCAGTTTG AAAGCAATGCGTGAGCCTCAAGAATTAAAG GAAGTACCGCCATTGGATGTACCAGAATTGTTGGCATATTTTGTGAGGCAATCTGAACCATTTTTGGATCAACTTGGTGTCAGAAAAG ATATATGTGACAAGATAGTTGAAAGCTTGTGCAGTAAGCGCAAAAATCAACTTTTACTGAATACCTTTTCTCCCGGAGAATCATCCTTATTTGATGGTGAAAATGTAAATGATGAACTGGATTTAAGGATAGCAAGCGTGCTTCAAAGTACGGGGCATTGTTACGAGGGTGGCTTTTTGACAGACGTATCAAAGAATAATTTGTCGGATGGGAAAAGGCATGTTGCCATTGTAACAACTGCTAGTCTGCCATGGATGACTGGCACTGCTGTCAACCCACTGTTTCGAGCAGCATATTTGGCCAAGTCTGAAAAGCAGAAGGTCACTCTGTTGGTTCCATGGCTTTGTCAGTCGGATCAAGAATTAGTTTATCCCAATAGTCTCACTTTTAGTTCACCGGAAGAGCAGGAGAGTTATATTCGCAACTGGCTGGAGGACAGGACTGGCTTTAAATCTAATTTTAAGATCTCCTTCTATCCAGGAAAG TTCTCGAAAGAACGGAGAAGCATACTTCCTGCTGGAGATACTTCCCAGTTCATTTCATCAAATGATGCTGATATTGCAATCTTGGAAGAACCAGAACATCTGAATTGGTATCACCATGGTAAACGCTGGACTGATAAGTTCAACCATGTTGTTGGTGTTGTCCACACAAATTACCTAGAATACATCAAGAGGGAAAAGAATGGGGCTCTTCAAGCTTTTTTTGTCAAGCACATAAACAATTGGGTTACCCGAGCTTACTGTCACAAG GTTCTTCGCCTCTCTGCTGCAACTCAAGATTTACCGAAGTCTGTGATTTGTAATGTTCATGGCGTGAATCCAAAGTTTCTGAAAATTGGAGAAAAAATTGCTGCAGACAGAGAACTTGGGCAGCAAGCATTCTCAAAAGGAGCATATTTCTTAGGCAAACTGGTATGGGCCAAGGGATACAAGGAGCTGATAGATTTGCTAGCAAAGCACAAAAGCGAGCTTGATGGCTTTAAGTTGGATGTATTTGGAAATGGAGAGGACGCACACGAAGTCCAGAATGCAGCTAAAAGGTTGGATTTGAATGTCAACTTTTTGAAAGGTAGAGACCATGCAGATGATTCTCTTCACGG GTACAAAGTTTTCATTAACCCTAGCGTCAGCGATGTGCTCTGCACAGCTACTGCTGAGGCTCTCGCCATGGGAAAATTTGTAGTATGTGCAGACCACCCATCAAATGAGTTCTTCAGGTCATTTCCAAACTGTTTGACTTACACGACATCGGAGGACTTCGTTGCAAGAGTGAGGGAAGCATTAGAAAATGAGCCTCAACCTCTTACATCAGAGCAGAAATATCATCTCTCATGGGAGGCCGCTACCCAGAGATTTATGCAGTATTCCGAGCTTGACAAAGTCTTGAATGATAGCCAGGGTGATGCAAAATTGACAAAACCTAATGGAAAGAGGATTGGGAAGTCAGTTTCCCTTCCTAACATATCCGAGATGGTTGACGGAGGTTTAGCGTTTGCCCATTATTGTCTCACGGGGAATGAGTTTCTCAGACTCTCTACCGGAGCTATACCTGGGACCCGGGACTATAACCAGCAGCATTGTAAAGACCTCCATCTTTTGCCCCCACAAGTGGAAAATCCAATCTATGGCTGGTAA